In Oscillatoria acuminata PCC 6304, a single window of DNA contains:
- a CDS encoding type I restriction-modification system subunit M, whose product MPDYYQLEKRLWDAADQLRANSKLKPSEYSLPVLGLIFLRYADYKFTQALQRYRTSDRPVAERERVLSIPLQARFESLLNRPASANLGEELNSAMRAIEAENPALKNILPKTYHRLSNEILRQLLTDFHTIALDIEGDAFGRIYEYFLSNFAMSEGQKGGEFFTPTSLVKLIVEIIEPYHGRIFDPACGSGGMFVQSASFVENRQKNPSTEIGIYGQEKIADNVRLCLMNLAIHGLSGDIRQSNTYYEDIHNCVGQFDFVMANPPFNVDKVDKEKIKNDPRFPLGLPRVDNANYLWIQLFYSALNATGRAGFVMANSASDARGLELEIRKKLIHEGVLEAIVAVGSHFFYSVGLPCTLWFFDRDKVNNPRKDKVLFIDARQFYQHVYRSHRQFSDEQIQFLGNIVRMYRGQSVEPVAILPEHTRSNAAVPAYGTLPPWEETFPDNIYRDVPGLCRIAVISEIAEQAYSLNPGRYVGIAPKPEDDFDFHEKLQELNDEFEMLTVEARELEERISQTVDRLLKVKENE is encoded by the coding sequence ATGCCTGACTACTATCAACTTGAAAAACGCCTATGGGACGCAGCGGATCAATTGCGTGCCAATTCCAAACTCAAACCGTCGGAATATTCCCTGCCGGTCCTGGGGTTGATTTTCCTGCGCTATGCTGACTATAAGTTTACCCAAGCCCTACAGCGCTATCGCACAAGCGATCGCCCGGTAGCGGAACGGGAACGGGTGTTATCCATTCCCCTCCAGGCGCGGTTTGAGTCCCTGCTCAATCGACCGGCATCCGCCAACCTCGGGGAAGAACTCAATAGTGCGATGCGGGCGATCGAAGCGGAAAACCCCGCATTGAAAAACATCCTCCCCAAAACTTACCACCGTCTCAGTAACGAGATCCTCCGGCAACTGCTGACAGACTTTCATACCATCGCCCTGGATATCGAAGGAGATGCCTTTGGGCGAATTTATGAATACTTCCTCAGCAATTTTGCCATGAGTGAAGGACAAAAAGGCGGTGAATTCTTTACGCCTACTTCTTTAGTCAAGCTGATTGTTGAAATTATCGAACCCTATCATGGGCGCATTTTTGACCCCGCTTGCGGCAGTGGAGGAATGTTTGTCCAAAGTGCCTCATTTGTAGAGAACCGGCAGAAAAACCCTAGCACTGAAATCGGAATTTATGGACAAGAAAAAATAGCCGATAATGTTCGCCTGTGCTTGATGAACCTGGCGATCCACGGACTCAGCGGAGATATTCGGCAGAGCAATACTTATTATGAAGATATCCATAATTGTGTGGGTCAATTCGATTTTGTCATGGCGAATCCTCCATTTAATGTAGACAAAGTAGACAAAGAAAAAATTAAAAATGACCCCCGATTTCCCTTGGGCTTGCCTCGGGTTGATAATGCCAATTATTTGTGGATTCAATTATTTTATAGCGCATTAAATGCCACAGGTCGCGCGGGTTTTGTTATGGCAAATTCTGCCAGTGATGCTCGCGGCTTGGAGTTAGAAATTCGCAAAAAGCTGATTCACGAAGGAGTTTTAGAGGCGATCGTTGCTGTGGGTTCTCACTTTTTCTATAGTGTAGGCTTACCCTGTACACTCTGGTTCTTCGATCGCGACAAAGTGAATAACCCCCGCAAAGATAAAGTGCTGTTTATCGATGCTCGTCAATTCTACCAGCACGTTTACCGTTCCCACCGCCAATTCAGCGACGAACAAATTCAATTTTTAGGCAATATTGTCCGAATGTATCGCGGACAATCCGTTGAACCTGTGGCAATTTTACCGGAACATACCCGTTCCAATGCTGCGGTTCCTGCTTACGGGACTTTACCTCCTTGGGAGGAAACATTTCCTGACAATATCTATCGGGATGTTCCCGGTTTATGCCGGATTGCCGTCATTTCAGAAATTGCAGAACAGGCTTATAGTTTAAATCCGGGCCGGTATGTCGGGATCGCCCCCAAACCCGAAGACGATTTTGATTTTCATGAAAAATTACAAGAACTCAATGATGAATTCGAGATGCTCACCGTGGAGGCCAGAGAACTAGAAGAGCGAATTTCTCAAACCGTCGATCGCCTCTTAAAGGTGAAGGAAAATGAATGA
- a CDS encoding restriction endonuclease subunit S, producing the protein MKQGNNWIQKQIGEVCLIGDGTHAKIKRQDEGILYLTAKNIKPGRLKLSKVDCISEADFDRYFCKSTQSIRKPEAGDILLGIIGSIGEPYLVQPEDLFGISSSLAILRPNQTLLWSPYLYYWVKGPIFQNSLQARKAGVVQCYISLNALKGMPVTYPDLGRQKKIAAILMDYDDLISNNQRRIKLLEQIAQSIYHEWLVKWQIPNLDRREATPEEQQVTGQELFPVGWEIAPIGEAIETISGDTPAKKKPEYWANGTLVWYRTTDLTTAGTMFVSGSTHKITELGRQHSKIRTFPPYSVMMTSRATIGVVAINTTTACTNQGFITCIPNERLSAYYLYFWIKENRDRIFNLASGLMYREINLGWFRQLPIAIPDSATHRQFIETLDPLCRQIETLQAKTTTLKLTREFLLNKLLSGEIDIE; encoded by the coding sequence GTGAAACAAGGAAACAATTGGATTCAAAAACAGATTGGCGAAGTCTGCCTGATTGGAGATGGCACTCATGCCAAAATTAAAAGGCAAGATGAGGGAATTCTGTACTTAACCGCCAAAAATATTAAACCGGGCCGGTTAAAACTTTCCAAAGTTGATTGTATTTCAGAAGCAGATTTTGACCGCTATTTTTGTAAAAGTACCCAATCGATTCGCAAGCCAGAAGCCGGGGATATTTTATTGGGGATCATTGGTAGCATTGGAGAGCCCTATTTAGTCCAACCCGAGGATTTATTTGGGATTTCTAGCAGTCTGGCTATTTTAAGACCCAATCAGACCCTTCTTTGGTCTCCCTATCTTTATTACTGGGTGAAAGGTCCGATTTTCCAAAATTCCTTGCAGGCAAGGAAGGCTGGAGTCGTTCAGTGTTATATCAGTTTAAATGCACTGAAAGGAATGCCAGTCACCTATCCAGATTTGGGTAGACAAAAGAAAATAGCAGCCATTCTGATGGATTATGATGATTTAATTTCTAACAACCAACGGCGGATTAAACTACTTGAACAGATAGCGCAAAGTATCTATCATGAGTGGTTAGTGAAATGGCAGATTCCTAATTTGGACCGGCGGGAGGCAACGCCGGAAGAACAACAAGTGACCGGCCAGGAACTGTTTCCCGTGGGATGGGAGATCGCACCGATTGGTGAGGCGATCGAAACCATTAGTGGCGATACCCCAGCGAAGAAAAAACCCGAATACTGGGCCAATGGAACATTAGTCTGGTACAGAACCACCGATTTAACCACAGCAGGAACAATGTTTGTTTCGGGTTCTACTCACAAAATTACCGAGTTAGGGCGGCAGCACAGTAAAATTCGCACATTCCCCCCCTATTCGGTGATGATGACATCCCGGGCCACCATTGGGGTTGTGGCAATTAATACCACCACGGCTTGTACTAACCAAGGATTTATTACTTGTATCCCCAACGAACGGTTATCAGCTTACTATTTATATTTTTGGATTAAGGAAAACCGCGATCGCATTTTTAACCTGGCATCAGGATTAATGTACCGCGAAATCAATCTCGGCTGGTTTCGACAATTACCGATCGCCATTCCCGACTCCGCTACCCACCGTCAGTTTATCGAAACCCTCGACCCCCTCTGTCGGCAAATCGAAACATTACAAGCGAAAACGACTACCCTCAAGTTAACTCGGGAGTTCCTCTTAAATAAATTACTCTCCGGCGAAATTGATATCGAGTAG
- a CDS encoding bifunctional diguanylate cyclase/phosphodiesterase — MANGNLSARLRRSLVVYMALGMLSIGAIISMVSIGFLYHHLNQDQRQQVILAAQTKSQALEPYFWQVRAIAEQVSRGNTLEISSLSLGVDSTDGLPLSSPLRVDVLEQAPKIAGLTRIDRQGEVMVQLGMKIPQSLWPKSGEDSPENISFQPVQVGNPSYLLVTVPRFNPPSPEPEEMDLFLFTVSDIERILQEFVATGQSLEIALARVNNARIDRLLPFLSYTDEQGLMPLGPNTRLLGLLHEKMTPQRGVRFQNSPVPGLEAVAVAPIQNSNWVVLLQLSSTHVEAGIQQIQLLGAVTVVLLLLGSGLITLLLYPLARPILIHADQLEQQLQANMASLERELQERKRTERLLAAHARESAVIAGLGQWALAGMEVMSLIEAAAAEVIHTLDSDCCCLWELLPDCKALALKAGAGFCQERTKAETLEVNAESQVGYTLLANEPILSPDFLEETRFTPSPFLLEQGIASGITVLVHGQREPYGVLAAYSTERHQFDLEDLHFLQAIANVLAAAIDRQKRERALCESEERYALAVAGANDGLWDWNLITNRVYFSPRWKSLLGYQVENGEKISEHNSVYRPEEWFSRVHPDDIDPLKQAIADHLAGVTPHFTSEHRILDVQGQYRWMLSRGLAVRDREGNPYRMAGSQTDISDRKATEEANIRLAAFPKYNPNPVLACDFQGEIVYVNPATERVLEELCLGLATGFLPMNHRELVVNSLNQGKSGWQVERFVQDRLFYWLYHPIPSLNIVHIHVMDITDRQNAQDTLRHEALHDSLTGLPNRALFLNRLTSALTRAKIQRDYQFAVIFLDLDRFKVVNDSLGHFIGDCLLVALAKRLQNCVGSGDILARFGGDEFTILVEHIPNIQSAIKVAKKIQTELISPFNLKGYEVFTSASMGIAPSTLSYEHPEDLLRDADIAMYRAKARGKARYEVFDKKMLENAVAQLTLENDLRRSILKNGDFPLPTPVEKSPFIPKKITKPVPDWVIPDPAISEEKIHRQPNLERSEFLLHYQPIVALDTGLLSGFEALVRWQHPERGLVFPGEFIPVAEETGLILSLGEWVLREACLQMQQWHEQFKTPELLSISVNLSGQQLGQPDLLERIDRILAETHLNPSSLKLEITESVLMENAALAAELLEKLRSRNIHLCIDDFGTGYSSLSHLAQFPINTLKIDKSFVMGMDGDNESSEIVRAIATLAHNLGMYVTAEGVEKEQHLVQLWSLHCDYGQGYFFSRGLDRVAAQKLLEQSPRW; from the coding sequence GTGGCAAATGGCAACCTATCGGCACGGTTACGGCGATCGCTTGTGGTTTATATGGCATTGGGGATGCTCTCCATCGGTGCAATCATTTCTATGGTCAGTATCGGTTTTCTTTATCATCATCTGAATCAGGACCAGAGACAACAGGTAATTTTAGCGGCCCAAACGAAAAGTCAAGCCCTAGAGCCGTATTTCTGGCAGGTGAGGGCGATCGCTGAACAGGTTTCCCGTGGCAACACCCTTGAAATATCGAGTTTATCTCTCGGGGTAGATTCAACCGATGGGTTGCCGTTGAGTTCGCCCTTGAGGGTCGATGTCCTCGAACAAGCCCCAAAAATAGCGGGCCTCACTCGGATCGATCGCCAGGGTGAAGTGATGGTCCAGTTAGGAATGAAGATTCCTCAGTCCTTGTGGCCAAAATCGGGGGAGGATTCCCCTGAAAACATCTCCTTCCAGCCGGTGCAAGTCGGCAACCCATCTTATTTGCTCGTCACAGTTCCCCGATTTAACCCGCCATCCCCAGAACCCGAGGAGATGGATTTATTTTTATTCACCGTCTCGGACATCGAAAGAATTTTACAGGAGTTTGTCGCCACAGGTCAATCCTTAGAAATTGCCTTAGCCCGAGTCAATAATGCGCGGATCGATCGCCTGCTGCCGTTTCTCTCTTATACGGATGAACAGGGTTTAATGCCTCTGGGACCGAATACTCGGCTTTTGGGATTGCTCCATGAGAAAATGACTCCCCAACGTGGTGTGCGATTCCAGAACAGCCCTGTTCCTGGTTTAGAAGCGGTGGCAGTTGCGCCGATTCAGAACAGCAACTGGGTGGTGTTGTTGCAACTTTCCTCCACTCATGTTGAAGCAGGCATTCAGCAGATCCAGCTTTTAGGGGCGGTGACGGTTGTCTTATTGCTCTTAGGGAGTGGATTAATCACGCTTTTGCTATACCCCCTAGCTCGTCCGATTCTGATTCATGCCGATCAATTAGAACAACAACTGCAAGCGAATATGGCATCATTGGAACGGGAACTGCAAGAACGAAAGCGCACCGAACGACTGTTAGCTGCACACGCTCGGGAAAGTGCGGTGATTGCTGGATTAGGACAGTGGGCGCTGGCTGGGATGGAGGTGATGAGCCTGATTGAAGCAGCAGCAGCCGAAGTGATCCATACCCTGGATAGCGATTGTTGTTGCTTGTGGGAATTGTTACCTGACTGCAAGGCATTGGCGTTAAAAGCGGGTGCGGGATTTTGTCAGGAGCGGACTAAGGCGGAAACCCTGGAGGTGAATGCAGAATCCCAAGTGGGTTATACCCTATTGGCGAATGAACCGATTTTGTCCCCTGATTTCCTGGAGGAAACCCGGTTCACTCCCTCCCCCTTTTTGTTAGAACAGGGGATTGCCAGTGGGATTACAGTGCTGGTACATGGACAAAGGGAACCTTATGGCGTGTTAGCGGCTTATAGCACGGAACGCCATCAGTTTGATTTAGAGGATTTGCACTTTCTCCAGGCGATCGCCAATGTTTTAGCGGCGGCGATCGACCGCCAGAAACGAGAGCGGGCTTTGTGTGAGAGTGAAGAACGGTATGCTTTAGCTGTCGCTGGGGCGAATGATGGACTGTGGGATTGGAATTTGATCACCAACCGGGTGTATTTTTCCCCGCGCTGGAAATCCTTGCTGGGGTATCAGGTGGAAAATGGGGAGAAGATTTCTGAGCATAACTCGGTTTACCGTCCCGAAGAGTGGTTTAGCCGAGTTCATCCCGATGATATTGACCCCCTGAAACAGGCGATCGCCGATCATCTTGCCGGAGTCACCCCCCACTTCACCAGCGAACATCGGATTTTAGATGTACAGGGACAGTATCGCTGGATGCTCTCTCGGGGTCTGGCTGTGCGCGATCGCGAGGGAAACCCTTATCGCATGGCAGGTTCCCAAACCGACATCAGCGATCGTAAAGCCACGGAAGAAGCCAATATCCGCCTCGCTGCCTTTCCCAAATACAACCCCAATCCCGTCCTCGCCTGCGATTTTCAAGGGGAAATTGTCTATGTCAATCCAGCCACCGAACGGGTGTTAGAAGAATTATGTCTGGGACTGGCAACCGGCTTTTTACCCATGAATCATCGGGAGTTAGTCGTCAACTCCCTCAACCAGGGAAAATCTGGGTGGCAGGTGGAACGCTTTGTCCAGGATCGGCTGTTTTATTGGTTGTATCACCCGATTCCTTCCCTCAATATTGTGCATATTCACGTGATGGACATCACCGATCGCCAGAATGCCCAAGATACACTACGTCATGAAGCCCTGCACGATAGTCTCACCGGCTTACCGAATCGGGCCTTGTTCCTAAACCGCCTCACTTCTGCTTTGACTCGTGCAAAAATTCAACGGGATTATCAGTTTGCGGTGATTTTTCTGGATTTAGACCGCTTTAAAGTGGTCAATGACAGTTTAGGGCATTTTATTGGGGATTGCCTGCTCGTCGCTTTGGCAAAACGGCTGCAAAACTGTGTCGGTTCTGGTGATATTCTCGCTCGGTTTGGGGGGGATGAATTTACCATTTTAGTCGAACATATCCCGAATATTCAATCGGCGATTAAGGTGGCTAAAAAAATTCAAACTGAACTAATTTCTCCTTTTAATCTCAAAGGGTATGAAGTCTTTACCTCAGCGAGTATGGGCATCGCCCCCAGCACCCTGAGCTATGAGCATCCCGAAGATTTACTCCGAGATGCAGATATTGCTATGTATCGCGCCAAAGCCCGAGGCAAAGCCCGATATGAAGTGTTTGACAAGAAAATGTTAGAAAATGCCGTAGCTCAGTTAACCTTAGAAAATGATTTGCGGCGCTCTATTCTCAAAAATGGTGATTTTCCTCTCCCCACTCCGGTAGAAAAATCACCCTTTATACCGAAAAAAATCACCAAACCTGTGCCTGATTGGGTCATTCCTGATCCTGCGATTTCCGAAGAAAAAATCCACCGTCAGCCGAACTTAGAAAGGTCAGAATTCTTGCTCCATTATCAACCCATTGTGGCGTTAGATACAGGGCTACTCTCAGGATTTGAAGCTCTAGTGCGGTGGCAACATCCGGAACGGGGGTTAGTGTTTCCCGGGGAATTTATCCCGGTGGCGGAAGAAACGGGGTTGATTTTATCTTTAGGGGAATGGGTGTTGCGGGAAGCCTGCCTGCAAATGCAACAGTGGCATGAGCAATTTAAAACCCCGGAACTGTTGAGTATTAGTGTTAATTTGTCGGGTCAGCAGTTGGGACAACCGGATTTATTGGAGCGCATCGATCGCATTTTAGCAGAAACCCATCTGAACCCGAGTAGTTTGAAGTTGGAAATTACTGAAAGTGTGTTAATGGAAAATGCTGCATTAGCAGCGGAATTATTGGAAAAATTAAGATCACGGAATATTCATTTGTGCATTGATGATTTTGGAACGGGGTATTCTTCCCTGTCTCATCTGGCGCAATTTCCGATTAATACCTTGAAAATTGATAAATCATTTGTGATGGGAATGGATGGGGATAATGAAAGTTCGGAAATTGTCCGGGCGATCGCCACCCTCGCCCATAATCTCGGGATGTACGTCACCGCAGAAGGGGTGGAAAAAGAGCAACATTTAGTACAACTTTGGTCCTTGCACTGCGATTATGGACAGGGATATTTTTTCTCCCGAGGGTTGGATCGGGTGGCGGCCCAAAAATTGCTAGAACAATCCCCTCGGTGGTAA